GCCTTAGGTGGATTTGATTGGACCTCTTAAGTGAtgtaactcaaatattccaaaccagtATTTCATCTCCTCGGTTGAATAGGTTATTTTTAGTTTGCTATATTTGCCAGTTTTTATATCACCAAAAAGCGTATATATGTTATGTTTAAAGCACTTAATATGTGATATAACTgcaatattccaaaaacaacaatcaTTATAGTGCTATCATTTTAACACTGGTCTGTTTATTTGGTCCGTGTAGTACACATTTGAGGTCAAGTTAATCAAATTTTGTCAGATAATGGCGTTCACACTTCAAAACGACTCAAAAAAGCACAGAAAACATACTAGAGTGTGAAGACACCCTTAAAGGTGCTCCAGTTTAGTCAAGTTTGCCCTTTACTTTTTCTACCTTCACCTCTTTTTAACAGATGTCCCCAAGGGATGATGGGATCCCGGGCGCTGTCCCACGACAGCATCTTCTGGGCCGACCAGGTCCTGACAGATGAGGAGCCGATGAGAGTTTTATCGCAGGAGAACGTTCACAGCAAAATTAAAGCTTTGCAGGTAACATAAAATGTCAATTACCCATAATGACCCCAATGTGGTGTAATCCAATGTAATGTGTGCATGTTCATGGTGTGGCCCAAGTGGAGTAGTCCAGCCTACCGGGCATTTCCAAATTCTTTTTTAACCTTTAAATACGTATAATGCTTTAACATTGATTCTGAAGCTGGCAACATGAGAGTCAGAGAGTCGGAATAATCAAATCTGTTCTACACGACTTGTCCATACACAAGATGCACAAAGTAACCGACCTACAGCACCATGTGAGCATACAAGGGAATATCTATACACAATACCCATCATGCCAAAAAACACTCATATAGTGCCACCGCAagtcatgctgggtagcttTTGGTAATTTCATCCCATTTTATCCTAGATTGACATACTCATGATATCCAATgatttattgttcatagttgtTGCAgccggcggtcgagtggttggcccgcagacctcacagctaggagacccgagttcaattccagtttgcatgttctgcccgtgcatgcgtgggttttctccgggtactccggtttcctcccacattccaaaaacatgctaggttaattggcgactccaaattgtccataggtatgaatgtgagtgtgaatggttgtttgtctatatgtgccctgtgattggctggccaccagtccagggtgtacccagcctctcgcccgaagacagctgggataggctccagcacccccctgacaTCTAACTTGACATCTAAGATGATGTTTTTCACAGATGAAGCTTCAGCAGCAGAAGATGCATCTGGGGCCTCCTCCCCTGATTCTGCCAGTCAGGCAACAAGATAATGTAGGAGGTCACTCGGAGGACAGCGTTTCTTCGCTTAAGCTTCCTGAGATCTCAGCAGCGGGGGACGTTCCGACCCATGGACTCCTCAGCAAGGTATtttatgaatggatggatggccccTGATTTATTCAGATTGGCCCATAGAAAATGATATAAGtctaattaatccgttccagagtCAAACAGTCACCataatgacaactttattaatACTCAGGGGTGCTGCCAAGAATTCtgggggggtgatggagcctatcccagctgtctttgcacgagaggcggggtacaccctggactggtggccagccaatcacagagcacatatggactaacaaccattcacactcacattcatacctatggacaatttggagtcgccaattaacctagcatgtttttggaatgtgggaggaaaccagagtacccggagaaaacccacgcatgcacggggagaacatgcaaactccacacagagatgggattgaaccctggtctcctagctgtgaggtctgcacgctaaccacacgaccgccgtgccgcccgttattgcttatttttaagtatttttaagttAACCACTACACCCTAGTACATGGTAATAACATTCAGTTTTTAatgaagaaaataatgaaaGCTAATTAGCAACCGTAAAGCAAGCGTAAAAGGAAGTTAACCACTGTCAAtggtaaaacataaaaacaacaattttgaGACTCTGGAGTTTAACTTATTTTGTATGTTCCTCCTCTCACAAACGCatctaaagaaaaagcaaaacactgtATAGACTTAACTAATGCTCAAAGTGGTTATGCCACAGCATCTTAAcgggattcaggtcaggactttcaCAAGGTCACTCCAAAGTCGTCTTcccttgctggtgtgttttggatcaatGTCCttctgcagaacccaagttgttTCATCTTGaggttttatattataatttgtaCTGTGATTTCCTAGGACATGTAGCATTATAACAATATTCGTATATTTCAATATACTTTACTCCTCAGGCTATATCCCAGCCGATCTCTTGCTCGCTCCCGCCCATCTTCAAACCTTCCGCCGCCAAATCCAGACCCACCACCCCATCACCGACGTTCACCCTCCCCACCTCGACCGACACCCCTTCTTGTGAGTCCCCGCTGGACTTTACCTCTTCAGTCCAGTATATCCCTTGCTTGGACACATCCGCGGCTCGACACCGGATGTCTGTCAAGCCCCGAAACCAGAGGGCCAGCACCAAGAGGAGGGTTTTGGATGTGAGTGAAGCCATTTGTAGAACGTTtacaaacaaatgttttttttcttacgtGGACTTTGGTCTATTTTCAGCAGCCTGGTTGTAAGGCGGACAACCTAAACAACCATACTGTACCTGCAACAGATCTTGGACCCAAGGAGGAAGCATTGGAAAGACGACAGGATGTAACCAATGTTTCTATAACATCTCCAAAATCTTCCAAACTGGATCCCCTTTCAGAGGCAGCACCTACATCTTGTACTGTATCAGACCTAGCCTTACCTGGAAGACTATCCCCTGTATGCTCCCGGGTTCTTCAAGTGAAGCTTCAAAGACACGGAGTCGGAACATCAATCCAGAGACCACATTCCTCTTTGGAAATGAAGGGAACCACTGGGGATTCCGAGTTTCCTGTCAAGACCCACGACAACAGCTATATCCTAAGGAAGACTGAACCATCTGATTTAAAGAATGTCCCCACAAGCTGTGGCTCGGTGGTGTCCAAGTCCTCACCAGTTTGTCATCCggatcattgtgaagcagataGCATAAGAGGGATAAAAAGACCCGGGTCTGGGTCTTTCCACTTCGCCATCACTTCTGCCAAAAGCCGCACTGAGGACAGACCACGATCGGGCAGTTTTGCGGGTGGAAGTAGACACAAGGTAGGAGCCGACGCTATAGCTCCTTCAAGCTTGGAGGAACAAAAAGTACCACAACCCAAAGAGAGACCCTTCACCATGGGAAGACTTCGACAAGAGCAGAAAAGCTCCGTTCTTCGATGGGAAAGGCAGAACAGCCTGAAAAATGTGGAATCTGAGACAGGCTCTAAAACCATCAGTCCATCAGAGGCGGTGGAGGCCAAGGAGGAAGTTCTGGAAGAAGAACGAAAGACAGTGTTTGGCTTTAAACTCCGCTCAACATCGAACTCCATGAGATTCTGGTCCGATGGCTCTTCCAGGTGTCATTCCAAACCATCGGAGGAGAAAAGCGAAGGACCGAAAAGACAAGAAAGCAGTGATAACACCGTCAACATAGGTAGAAATACCACCACAGGAGATTCTCCATTGACAGGTGAGTTTACAGTTGCCCGTTTGTAATACAATGGTTCACATCCACGGCATTTGAGGCACCCCCCTACattttgaggataagcagcatagaaaatggatggatggaaaatattGATACTTCAGACATAAgattttatccttttttttctgatgctgTATATTGGTTTGGCTAATGTAAATCCTCATACTACCTCTATACGTCAGGGTTTAAAGTAAATCAATAAATTACTAGGATGACTtgatttgaaatattcattaattcattcattttctaccacttttcctcacgagggtcgcggggggtgctggagcctatcccagctgtcttcgggcgagactggtcgccagccaatcacagggcacatatagacaaacaaccattcacactcacattcatacctatggacaatttggagtcgccaattaacctagcatgtttttgaaatgtgggaggaaaccggagtacccggagaaaacccacgcatgcacggggagaacatgcaaactccacacatagatggccgagggtggaattgaaccctggtctcctagctgtgaggtctgcgcgctaaccactagaccaacatGCCTTTCTAAAATGTACCAGACACATTGCATGTATTCTCACAAAGTATCGGTATCTCCAATACCAGCCTGAAGTGTACCCACTATCGGATTGGAAATGAAATAAGTGGGATCGCACATCACATGCATTTGCGCATCAACGTCACTTTCCGGACGCTGTGCCTTCACATGAACATGTTGCAATTTTGGGGggtaatgtacaaaaaaatccaaattgggCATCAAACCCTGCAAAGTCAACGTAGTCTATGTGAAAGACTGAAACAATGCTTCTATGTTCTATCCACAGATCCAGCCCTTACAAGCAATGCTCCCGCCTTGCCAACAGAAACCCAAACCACCTCCTCAAACCTATCTCTGGAGCCTCAGTCTGCACCACAGAGTACTTCACCCGAAGTGTCCTGGGTGAGTCTGGCAATGGAAAAGACCAGAAGTCTCCAGCAACTTTTTTCAAGAAGGTTTCCCAAGGACTTTTCAGGGGGGCAATCCACCACATGTccacaaacatcaacacaacTGCCAAATCCTGGTGAAGTTGTAAATGGGAAACAAGTCAAGTCTCACATTGTAGGTCTGCAGGAAAGTGTGAAGCCTGTACAGGTTGAGAGTACTACAGGAGCCACTGAGCAAAGTAAGACAACAATCAAGAGTTGGACAGAACCAGAAGTACCGCAAGCACAGTGTTTCCCACATGTTGTCTCCCATCAATCTGTGCTGACAAATCAATATGCGAGCCAATCCCCCTCGCATGCTTCTCCCCAATCAGAAATCCCATCTTCATGTGGACCAGTCACTCCATCCCTTGTACAGTCAGGCCCATCATCTAGGAGCTACCgaggtctccagccaatcccaACTTTGCCCAAATCTACAACATCAGCCCAAACGGGTGCTGTCACATCACCTGCAGTAGATGAAGAGCAAAGGGAATTCCTGGAAAAAGAGAGCCCATCACTATTAGGGAAGAGGGGAGGATGGGCTGGATCCGTCAGTGAGAAGGCTGCCTTTCTGGAGAGACGTGCAGAGTGGACTGCTGGAGCCAAGGGggtttgtatttgtttactACCGTCATCCCTCTTTCTTTTCACCAGAAACAGCAACATCTTTTTAATATCCTCTTAGGCGGATCCTCTTAGGAAACCACAAATGGAAGCCTCAAAGACATCAGGTGAACCCCTCGCAGAGACAAAAACCCAAGGGAACGAAGGGTTTAAACATGCAGGTGCATTGCATTCCAAATGTGATTTGCAGCAAAGTCACGTCGTTTTGTCTTTCAGACACCCAGAGCCCCACCAGCGTTCCTCTGGAGGAGAAGTGGATGCGGAAAAACCTAGCGTCCTCCTTGTCGCCTTCTTCGTCACCTATACTTCCACCTACAATGAGGTCCACGCCTGACGGTGATCAGCCTTCCTGGATGGAACTGGCCAAGAGGAAGTCCATGGCATGGAGTGACAAGACAATGGACTGAAAGGATTAACATAGTTTCTCACAAACGTAAACACGCCCCTCACATTTTAGCAACTCATTTTTTTGTTacgggacaatactatagataGTAAATATAGATATACTTTATAGTAGTCAGGGTACTAAGTATAGATTTACGGGCCTCTGAACATAAGTGAAATTCAggtggcagcactcatgcagcccaagACCATGACCGTACCCACCACTGTGGGCAAGACACCATTATCTTGATACTCACTTGTGCTGCAAGCTATTCAGACAATAATGGCTACATGTTAACTCGTGTTCAGTGGATAGTACCTCTATACAGgtacaca
This is a stretch of genomic DNA from Doryrhamphus excisus isolate RoL2022-K1 chromosome 9, RoL_Dexc_1.0, whole genome shotgun sequence. It encodes these proteins:
- the cracdla gene encoding capping protein-inhibiting regulator of actin dynamics isoform X1 translates to METFSGDTEEGTEDISGTRKSKIKFLRSRLFGKCKRPDEEFDTKHSQSASDIYAGKALGSDEHIACPQGMMGSRALSHDSIFWADQVLTDEEPMRVLSQENVHSKIKALQMKLQQQKMHLGPPPLILPVRQQDNVGGHSEDSVSSLKLPEISAAGDVPTHGLLSKAISQPISCSLPPIFKPSAAKSRPTTPSPTFTLPTSTDTPSCESPLDFTSSVQYIPCLDTSAARHRMSVKPRNQRASTKRRVLDQPGCKADNLNNHTVPATDLGPKEEALERRQDVTNVSITSPKSSKLDPLSEAAPTSCTVSDLALPGRLSPVCSRVLQVKLQRHGVGTSIQRPHSSLEMKGTTGDSEFPVKTHDNSYILRKTEPSDLKNVPTSCGSVVSKSSPVCHPDHCEADSIRGIKRPGSGSFHFAITSAKSRTEDRPRSGSFAGGSRHKVGADAIAPSSLEEQKVPQPKERPFTMGRLRQEQKSSVLRWERQNSLKNVESETGSKTISPSEAVEAKEEVLEEERKTVFGFKLRSTSNSMRFWSDGSSRCHSKPSEEKSEGPKRQESSDNTVNIGRNTTTGDSPLTDPALTSNAPALPTETQTTSSNLSLEPQSAPQSTSPEVSWVSLAMEKTRSLQQLFSRRFPKDFSGGQSTTCPQTSTQLPNPGEVVNGKQVKSHIVGLQESVKPVQVESTTGATEQSKTTIKSWTEPEVPQAQCFPHVVSHQSVLTNQYASQSPSHASPQSEIPSSCGPVTPSLVQSGPSSRSYRGLQPIPTLPKSTTSAQTGAVTSPAVDEEQREFLEKESPSLLGKRGGWAGSVSEKAAFLERRAEWTAGAKGADPLRKPQMEASKTSDTQSPTSVPLEEKWMRKNLASSLSPSSSPILPPTMRSTPDGDQPSWMELAKRKSMAWSDKTMD
- the cracdla gene encoding capping protein-inhibiting regulator of actin dynamics isoform X2; this encodes METFSGDTEEGTEDISGTRKSKIKFLRSRLFGKCKRPDEEFDTKHSQSASDIYAGKALGSDEHIACPQGMMGSRALSHDSIFWADQVLTDEEPMRVLSQENVHSKIKALQMKLQQQKMHLGPPPLILPVRQQDNVGGHSEDSVSSLKLPEISAAGDVPTHGLLSKAISQPISCSLPPIFKPSAAKSRPTTPSPTFTLPTSTDTPSCESPLDFTSSVQYIPCLDTSAARHRMSVKPRNQRASTKRRVLDPGCKADNLNNHTVPATDLGPKEEALERRQDVTNVSITSPKSSKLDPLSEAAPTSCTVSDLALPGRLSPVCSRVLQVKLQRHGVGTSIQRPHSSLEMKGTTGDSEFPVKTHDNSYILRKTEPSDLKNVPTSCGSVVSKSSPVCHPDHCEADSIRGIKRPGSGSFHFAITSAKSRTEDRPRSGSFAGGSRHKVGADAIAPSSLEEQKVPQPKERPFTMGRLRQEQKSSVLRWERQNSLKNVESETGSKTISPSEAVEAKEEVLEEERKTVFGFKLRSTSNSMRFWSDGSSRCHSKPSEEKSEGPKRQESSDNTVNIGRNTTTGDSPLTDPALTSNAPALPTETQTTSSNLSLEPQSAPQSTSPEVSWVSLAMEKTRSLQQLFSRRFPKDFSGGQSTTCPQTSTQLPNPGEVVNGKQVKSHIVGLQESVKPVQVESTTGATEQSKTTIKSWTEPEVPQAQCFPHVVSHQSVLTNQYASQSPSHASPQSEIPSSCGPVTPSLVQSGPSSRSYRGLQPIPTLPKSTTSAQTGAVTSPAVDEEQREFLEKESPSLLGKRGGWAGSVSEKAAFLERRAEWTAGAKGADPLRKPQMEASKTSDTQSPTSVPLEEKWMRKNLASSLSPSSSPILPPTMRSTPDGDQPSWMELAKRKSMAWSDKTMD